The Anaerolineales bacterium nucleotide sequence ACGGAGCAAGGATGAAGAATGATAGAGAGGAGTCGCACTCCGTGCCAGGCGCTCGGCCGATGCGTTGTGAGTGAGGGGAATCGGTGCCGCCTGCAGTTAGTGTGATCGTTCCGTGCTACAACGAGGCGCGCACGATTCGGGAGCTGCTGGACTCGATCGAAGCCCAGACATTCGACTTGGCGAACCTCGAAGTCCTCATCTCCGATGGCGGCTCGACAGATGGGACGCGCGAGGTCGTTTCGGACATCACAGCGGCAACGCCTCAGTTGAGAATCACCCTGGTCGATAATCCAGACCGCAGCATCCCGGCGGCGCTCAACCGCGCGCTGGCGGCAGCGTCTGGCGGGGTGGTGATTCGCCTCGACGCCCATGCCGTCCCTGCGTCGGACTACATCGCCCGCTGTGTGCAGGTGCTGGCGGAGACCGAGGCAGCCAACGTCGGCGGGGTGTGGGACATTCGTCCGGGTGCCGAGGGGTGGGTGGCGCGATCAATCGCCGCCGCCGTCGCCCACAGGCTAGGTGCAGGCGATGCCGGCTATCGGGCTGGTGCTCGCGCCGGTGAGGTCGACACCGTGCCATTCGGGGCCTTCGATCGGCGCTGGCTCGACCGAGTGGGGACCTTCAACGAGGATCTGCTCACCAATGAGGACTACGAGTACAACTACCGCATCCGCAAGGCGGGCGGCAAGATCTGGCTCGATCCGTCGATTCGCTGCGTGTACATCGCCCGGCCGACGCTGTCCGCGTTGGCGAAGCAGTATTGGCGCTACGGCTTCTGGAAGGCGCACATGCTGACGCTCCACCCGCATTCGCTCCGCCTGCGCCAGGCGATTCCGCCCGCCTTCGTCGCCGCGCTCCTGGGGCTGCTCGTCGTCGCCCCATTCTTGCCGGCCGCGGCGGCCGGATTGATCGGTCTGGCGGGCATCTATCTCGCAGTCGTGCTCGGGGCGGCGCTTTTTCGGTCTGCCCGCCGACGCGATATAAGTCTGATGATCGGACTTCCCGCTGCCTGGGCGAGCGTGCACTTGTGCTGGGGGATGGGTTTCCTGGCCGGTCTGGCTTCAGCCCTGATGACTCGAAGGAGACATGCGTAACTCAGGAACTGGCCGCCGCTGGCGCATTCAACCGGGCGAGAGACTGGCGCTCCTGATGGCCGGCGACTTTGT carries:
- a CDS encoding glycosyltransferase family 2 protein, whose translation is MPPAVSVIVPCYNEARTIRELLDSIEAQTFDLANLEVLISDGGSTDGTREVVSDITAATPQLRITLVDNPDRSIPAALNRALAAASGGVVIRLDAHAVPASDYIARCVQVLAETEAANVGGVWDIRPGAEGWVARSIAAAVAHRLGAGDAGYRAGARAGEVDTVPFGAFDRRWLDRVGTFNEDLLTNEDYEYNYRIRKAGGKIWLDPSIRCVYIARPTLSALAKQYWRYGFWKAHMLTLHPHSLRLRQAIPPAFVAALLGLLVVAPFLPAAAAGLIGLAGIYLAVVLGAALFRSARRRDISLMIGLPAAWASVHLCWGMGFLAGLASALMTRRRHA